A single region of the Plantactinospora soyae genome encodes:
- a CDS encoding DUF6328 family protein: MAVETEKQRWQRNFADLLQELRVAQTGVQILFAFLLTLPFSNGFPRATEFQKDTYVVALLAAAAATALIISPVAFHRALFRQGRKPELVRYAHSMATGGLAFMLIAMVSSVLLITDFILPRPVAFVLSGLTGLWFLTFWAALPFMRRNWTEGEDDDDEDELPDRDYLPRS, translated from the coding sequence GTGGCCGTGGAGACCGAAAAGCAGCGTTGGCAGCGGAATTTCGCCGACCTGTTGCAGGAGTTGCGGGTGGCGCAGACCGGGGTGCAGATCCTCTTCGCGTTCCTGCTCACGCTGCCGTTCAGCAACGGCTTCCCGAGGGCCACGGAGTTCCAGAAGGACACCTACGTCGTCGCGCTGCTCGCCGCCGCCGCGGCCACCGCACTGATCATCTCGCCGGTCGCGTTCCACCGGGCACTGTTCCGGCAGGGGCGCAAGCCCGAGTTGGTCCGGTACGCGCACAGCATGGCCACCGGTGGCCTGGCGTTCATGCTGATCGCGATGGTCAGTTCGGTGTTGCTGATTACGGACTTCATCCTGCCCCGCCCGGTGGCGTTCGTACTCAGTGGGCTGACGGGCCTGTGGTTCCTGACGTTCTGGGCCGCCCTGCCGTTCATGCGCCGCAACTGGACCGAGGGCGAGGACGATGACGACGAGGACGAGCTTCCGGACCGCGATTACCTGCCGCGCTCCTGA
- a CDS encoding sugar isomerase domain-containing protein, giving the protein MTLSAQGYLDVVTETIGRVAAGQRDGVRRAADLITTALRGGGVVQAFGTGHSEALAMEIAGRAGGLVPTNRIALRDLVLRGGESIEILGPTLERDPTVAHRLYELSPIDPRDVFVIASNSGVNGTIVEFAALVKERGHGLIAITSREHSDGVPSRHPSGRKLGDLADVVLDNGAPYGDATLPLPGGGAVGAVSSITAALLAQQIVVEVVRRLVEAGETPPVYLSANIPDSDGHNNALEARYSGRIRRGA; this is encoded by the coding sequence GTGACACTGAGCGCACAGGGCTATCTCGACGTGGTGACCGAGACGATCGGGCGGGTGGCGGCCGGCCAGCGGGACGGCGTACGCCGGGCGGCCGACCTGATCACGACTGCCCTCCGGGGCGGGGGCGTGGTGCAGGCGTTCGGCACCGGCCACTCGGAGGCGTTGGCCATGGAGATCGCCGGTCGGGCCGGCGGCCTGGTGCCGACGAACCGGATCGCGCTACGGGACCTGGTACTGCGCGGTGGTGAGTCGATCGAGATCCTCGGTCCCACCCTGGAGCGGGATCCGACGGTGGCGCACCGGCTCTACGAGCTCTCCCCGATCGACCCCCGGGACGTCTTCGTGATCGCCTCGAACTCGGGCGTGAACGGCACCATCGTCGAGTTCGCGGCACTGGTGAAGGAGCGCGGGCACGGGCTGATCGCGATCACCTCCCGGGAGCATTCCGACGGGGTGCCGTCCCGGCATCCGTCCGGCCGCAAGCTCGGTGACCTGGCCGACGTGGTGCTCGACAACGGCGCTCCGTACGGCGACGCGACGCTGCCGCTGCCCGGTGGCGGCGCGGTCGGTGCGGTGTCGTCGATCACCGCCGCGCTGCTCGCCCAGCAGATCGTGGTGGAGGTGGTCCGCCGGCTGGTCGAGGCGGGAGAGACGCCGCCGGTCTACCTCTCGGCGAACATCCCGGACAGCGACGGGCACAACAACGCCCTGGAGGCCCGTTACTCGGGTCGGATCCGCCGGGGCGCCTGA
- a CDS encoding ECF transporter S component, protein MKQSSDTRWRTVDIVVASVIAVAFGVIFWAWNMVWSATEGAFTFFPPAQAVIYGVWLLPGVLGGLVIRKPGAALYCEFVAAFVSVLLGSQWGMVAILQGLAQGVGAEAAFLAVRYRSFRLPVAIGSGALAGLAAALFDQWRYYSELDFDSFRLPVFLLTVVSAAVVAGAGSWGLTRALAQTGVLDRFPAGRERTAV, encoded by the coding sequence ATGAAGCAATCCAGCGACACCCGATGGCGCACGGTCGACATCGTCGTCGCGTCGGTCATCGCCGTCGCGTTCGGCGTCATCTTCTGGGCCTGGAACATGGTCTGGAGCGCCACCGAGGGCGCCTTCACCTTCTTCCCGCCGGCCCAGGCGGTCATCTACGGCGTCTGGCTGCTGCCCGGCGTACTCGGTGGGTTGGTGATCCGCAAGCCCGGCGCCGCGCTGTACTGCGAGTTCGTCGCGGCCTTCGTCTCGGTGCTGCTCGGCAGCCAGTGGGGCATGGTCGCCATCCTCCAGGGACTCGCCCAGGGTGTCGGCGCGGAGGCGGCCTTCCTCGCCGTCCGCTACCGCTCCTTCCGGCTGCCGGTGGCGATCGGATCCGGGGCCCTCGCCGGGCTCGCCGCCGCCCTCTTCGACCAGTGGCGCTACTACTCCGAGCTCGACTTCGACTCGTTCCGGCTTCCGGTCTTCCTGCTCACGGTGGTCAGCGCGGCCGTCGTGGCCGGGGCCGGCAGTTGGGGGCTGACCCGGGCGCTGGCCCAGACCGGCGTACTGGACCGGTTCCCCGCCGGTCGCGAACGTACCGCCGTCTAG
- a CDS encoding ABC transporter ATP-binding protein yields the protein MSAVELRGFGWRHAGRRAWAVRDVDLRVEHGERVLLLGASGAGKSTLLAALGGLLAEDSGEQEGTVEIDGLDPRKARERVGIVFQDPETQLVMARAGDDVAFGLENRGVPAAEIWPRVELALRRVGFPYGLDRSTAALSGGEQQRLALAGVLALRPGLLLLDEPTANLDPAGASLVRDAVDAAMDDDTTLILVEHRVSEALPLVDRVVVLEPGGGVRADGHPEAVFAAHGPALAAAGVWVPGPPPASRRAVAPAGDVLLTAERLGLAPRLAPTDLRVRAGEALAVLGPNGTGKSTLALLLGGLLRPGAGRLSATEALAGRYARTAPHRWRAPVLAGRIGSVFQDPEHQFVSNTVFDELALGPRRTGQPEATVKSTVDGLLDRLRLDQLAGANPYTLSGGQARRLSVATALATAPRLVILDEPTFGQDRRTWIELVDLLAGLRDAGHGIVTVTHDIDFVSALADRTVSLDDRSAAHDDVPAGWAG from the coding sequence ATGAGCGCGGTCGAACTGCGCGGATTCGGGTGGCGGCATGCCGGGCGGCGGGCCTGGGCGGTCCGCGACGTCGACCTGCGCGTCGAGCACGGCGAACGGGTACTGCTGCTCGGCGCCTCCGGAGCCGGCAAGAGCACCCTGTTGGCCGCGCTCGGCGGGCTGCTCGCCGAGGACTCCGGCGAGCAGGAGGGCACCGTCGAGATCGACGGGCTGGACCCCCGCAAGGCCCGGGAACGGGTCGGCATCGTCTTCCAGGACCCGGAGACCCAGCTGGTGATGGCCCGGGCCGGCGACGACGTGGCGTTCGGGCTGGAGAACAGGGGCGTACCGGCGGCGGAGATCTGGCCCCGGGTCGAGTTGGCGCTGCGCCGGGTCGGCTTCCCCTACGGACTCGACCGATCGACGGCGGCGCTCTCCGGCGGTGAGCAGCAACGGCTCGCCCTGGCCGGCGTACTCGCGCTCCGGCCCGGCCTGCTGCTACTCGACGAGCCGACCGCCAACCTGGATCCGGCCGGCGCGTCGCTGGTCCGCGATGCGGTGGACGCCGCGATGGACGACGACACCACGCTGATCCTGGTCGAACACCGGGTGTCGGAGGCCCTGCCGCTGGTCGACCGGGTGGTGGTACTGGAGCCCGGTGGCGGGGTGCGGGCCGACGGGCACCCGGAGGCGGTCTTCGCGGCGCACGGGCCGGCGCTGGCCGCCGCCGGGGTCTGGGTACCGGGCCCGCCGCCGGCATCCCGGCGGGCGGTCGCCCCGGCCGGCGACGTGCTGCTCACCGCCGAGCGGCTCGGCCTGGCACCCCGGCTGGCCCCGACCGACCTTCGGGTACGCGCCGGCGAGGCGCTCGCCGTACTCGGACCCAACGGCACCGGCAAGTCCACCCTGGCACTGCTGCTCGGCGGCCTGCTCCGCCCCGGGGCCGGCCGACTGTCGGCCACCGAGGCACTGGCCGGGCGGTACGCCCGCACGGCTCCGCACCGGTGGCGGGCACCCGTACTGGCCGGCCGGATCGGGTCGGTCTTCCAGGATCCGGAGCACCAGTTCGTCAGCAACACCGTCTTCGACGAACTGGCGCTCGGGCCACGCCGGACCGGTCAGCCCGAGGCGACGGTGAAGTCCACGGTGGACGGACTGTTGGACCGGCTTCGGCTGGACCAGTTGGCCGGCGCCAACCCGTACACCCTGTCGGGTGGGCAGGCGCGGCGGCTGAGCGTGGCGACGGCGCTGGCCACCGCACCCCGGCTGGTGATCCTGGACGAGCCCACCTTCGGTCAGGACCGGCGTACCTGGATCGAGCTGGTCGACCTGCTCGCCGGGCTGCGCGACGCCGGACACGGCATCGTCACCGTCACCCACGACATCGACTTCGTATCGGCGCTGGCCGACCGGACCGTGTCGCTCGACGACCGGTCGGCGGCGCACGACGACGTACCGGCGGGGTGGGCCGGATGA
- a CDS encoding energy-coupling factor transporter transmembrane component T family protein: protein MIPYQPIANSAAPLARRNPVAKLAAALVVSIALIVTVDPVAPAVAIGLELAVVPLFGVRYAALARRAWPLLLSALGILCTLVLFAAERTGPTLLQAGPLLVTTGVLVTALGMALRVIAVALPGVLVFATTDPTDLTDALIQNVKAPPRFAIGALAAFRLVPLLALEWQMLSMARRARGIDAGRNPLARLRLFGSTAFALLVGAIRRGTRLATAMDARGFDSGSPRTSARRQRFTRADAALIAGAVVLAAGALAVSVALGAFRPVVG from the coding sequence ATGATCCCCTACCAGCCGATCGCGAACTCTGCCGCCCCGCTGGCCCGGCGCAACCCGGTGGCCAAGCTCGCCGCCGCGCTGGTCGTCTCGATCGCGCTGATCGTCACGGTGGATCCGGTCGCCCCGGCGGTGGCGATCGGGCTCGAACTGGCCGTGGTACCCCTGTTCGGAGTCCGGTACGCGGCGCTGGCCCGCCGGGCCTGGCCACTGCTGCTCAGCGCCCTCGGCATCCTGTGCACCCTGGTGCTCTTCGCCGCCGAACGCACCGGACCGACGCTGTTGCAGGCCGGCCCGCTCCTGGTCACCACCGGCGTACTGGTCACCGCGCTGGGGATGGCGCTCCGGGTGATCGCGGTGGCGCTGCCCGGCGTACTGGTCTTCGCGACCACCGACCCCACCGACCTGACCGACGCGCTGATCCAGAACGTCAAGGCGCCGCCCCGGTTCGCGATCGGCGCGCTGGCCGCCTTCCGCCTGGTCCCGCTGCTCGCGCTGGAGTGGCAGATGTTGAGCATGGCCCGGCGGGCCCGGGGCATCGACGCCGGCCGCAACCCGCTGGCCCGGCTCCGGCTGTTCGGCTCGACCGCGTTCGCGCTGCTGGTCGGCGCGATCCGCCGGGGTACCCGACTGGCCACCGCGATGGACGCCCGGGGCTTCGACTCGGGCTCGCCGCGTACCTCGGCGCGCCGGCAGCGGTTCACCCGGGCCGACGCCGCCCTGATCGCCGGGGCGGTGGTGCTGGCCGCCGGGGCGCTCGCGGTCAGCGTCGCCCTCGGCGCGTTCCGCCCGGTAGTCGGCTGA
- a CDS encoding serine/threonine protein kinase — MTGDVAGAQPLRSSDPRQLGPCELIGRLGEGGMGTVYLARLATTGRMVAVKVIRPDLAHDPEFRRRFRGEVKRARQVPPFCTAEVLDADPDHDPPYLIAEYVDGPSLSSVVAERGPLTSGNLHGLAVGMATALTAIHGAGVIHRDLKPSNVLLPPGSPKVIDFGIARAVAGTGAGTRTDQVIGTVAYMAPERFESATKGVLTPAADVFAWGAVVAYAGTGRTPFAAETPAATAVRILTQEPDLGVLAGPLRELVEQALAKDPGQRPTSRELLDRLLGGGPGRSGAVASALAGQPDLLAAAEQAQAVTDQRPLAETALGTDPVPENDPDATTRWGSPGVGAGVPVAAGAASPVRTTAPAASGPSAGSPAQPGQRAARRRPSRVSAVVLAVILLASGGLWAGYASGVLPFEASGNAQPNGSPSLPAGAGGTPPATSTSTGGTPASTGQPDGTPWAGKAVVTDPLTAASLWRPRTDDDHEVSCGFDDGLVVTKRSAGPYRCPGPQDIWPDVRVEVEVTLTEPDTCAAIWFRFTDRAGGHALRICPDGYYLVAHGVDATTPAGSFRFEPGRGLTARTPVRVGIVAHGEQLSFYRDGQRIGQARDAQPVAGRVVLGVFPDRPDDSGKVLYQVTFRNITIEEPA; from the coding sequence ATGACGGGCGACGTCGCGGGGGCGCAGCCGCTCCGGTCCAGTGATCCGCGGCAACTCGGCCCGTGTGAGCTGATCGGACGGTTGGGCGAGGGCGGCATGGGCACCGTCTACCTGGCACGCCTGGCCACCACCGGCCGGATGGTCGCGGTCAAGGTGATCCGCCCCGACCTGGCGCACGACCCCGAGTTCCGCCGACGTTTCCGGGGCGAGGTCAAGCGTGCCCGACAGGTACCGCCGTTCTGCACGGCGGAAGTCCTCGACGCCGACCCCGACCACGATCCGCCCTACCTGATCGCCGAGTACGTCGACGGCCCAAGCCTGTCCAGCGTCGTGGCGGAGCGGGGCCCGCTCACCTCGGGAAACCTGCACGGGCTGGCGGTCGGGATGGCGACCGCGTTGACCGCGATCCACGGTGCCGGGGTGATCCACCGCGATCTCAAGCCGAGCAACGTGCTGTTGCCGCCCGGCAGCCCGAAGGTGATCGACTTCGGCATTGCCCGGGCTGTGGCCGGCACCGGCGCCGGCACCCGGACCGATCAGGTGATCGGGACCGTCGCCTACATGGCACCGGAGCGGTTCGAGTCGGCGACCAAGGGCGTACTCACCCCGGCCGCGGACGTCTTCGCCTGGGGTGCGGTGGTGGCCTACGCCGGCACCGGACGGACCCCGTTCGCCGCCGAGACACCGGCGGCGACCGCCGTACGGATCCTCACCCAGGAACCTGACCTCGGCGTACTGGCCGGCCCGTTGCGGGAACTGGTCGAGCAGGCGCTGGCCAAGGACCCGGGTCAGCGGCCGACCTCGCGGGAGCTGCTGGACCGGTTGCTGGGCGGCGGGCCGGGTCGATCGGGTGCGGTGGCCTCCGCGCTCGCCGGCCAACCCGATCTGCTGGCGGCGGCCGAGCAGGCACAGGCCGTCACCGATCAGCGACCATTGGCCGAGACGGCGCTGGGCACCGACCCGGTGCCGGAGAACGACCCGGACGCCACCACCCGGTGGGGCAGTCCCGGCGTAGGTGCCGGTGTTCCGGTGGCGGCCGGTGCGGCGTCGCCGGTCCGTACCACCGCCCCGGCGGCTTCGGGCCCGTCGGCGGGATCCCCGGCCCAGCCGGGACAGCGTGCCGCGCGGCGCCGGCCCAGCCGGGTGTCCGCCGTCGTGCTGGCCGTCATCCTCCTGGCCAGCGGCGGTCTCTGGGCCGGTTACGCCAGCGGGGTGCTGCCGTTCGAGGCGTCGGGGAACGCGCAGCCGAATGGTTCACCGAGCCTGCCGGCCGGTGCTGGCGGGACTCCACCGGCGACCTCGACATCGACCGGAGGGACACCGGCGTCGACCGGTCAGCCAGACGGGACGCCGTGGGCCGGCAAGGCCGTCGTGACCGACCCGCTCACCGCCGCGTCGCTGTGGCGGCCGAGGACCGACGACGACCATGAGGTCAGCTGCGGATTCGACGACGGCCTGGTGGTGACGAAGCGCAGCGCGGGCCCGTACCGGTGTCCGGGGCCGCAGGACATCTGGCCCGACGTCCGGGTGGAGGTCGAGGTCACGCTGACCGAACCGGACACCTGCGCAGCGATCTGGTTCCGGTTCACCGATCGGGCCGGCGGTCACGCCCTGCGGATCTGTCCGGACGGCTACTACCTGGTGGCACATGGGGTCGACGCGACGACTCCGGCCGGCAGCTTCCGGTTCGAGCCGGGGCGTGGGTTGACTGCCCGTACCCCGGTCCGGGTCGGCATCGTCGCGCACGGTGAACAGCTCAGCTTCTACCGGGACGGGCAGCGGATCGGCCAGGCACGCGACGCCCAGCCGGTTGCCGGACGGGTGGTCCTGGGGGTCTTCCCCGACCGGCCCGACGACTCTGGAAAGGTGTTGTACCAGGTCACCTTCCGGAACATCACCATCGAAGAGCCGGCCTGA
- a CDS encoding isoprenyl transferase encodes MTRGDRRPPTPPTPHPSGARPPALPAEALPRHVAVVMDGNGRWAKERGLPRTKGHEQGEYSLFDTIEGAIELGIPYLSAYAFSTENWRRSPDEVRFLMGFNRDVIRRRRNQLVDLGVRVVWSGRTGRLWKSVISELQTAEEMSRGNSTLTLQFCVNYGGQAEIADAAAAIARDVAAGKVNPDKVNEKMISRYLYHPEVPAVDMFLRPSGEQRISNFLLWQSAYAELIYLDTLWPDFDRRHLWYACELYAQRDRRFGGALPNPVAPEPSKH; translated from the coding sequence ATGACCAGGGGAGATCGCCGGCCGCCGACGCCGCCGACGCCGCACCCGTCCGGGGCCCGGCCCCCCGCGTTGCCCGCCGAGGCGTTGCCCCGGCACGTGGCCGTGGTGATGGACGGCAACGGCCGGTGGGCCAAGGAGCGGGGACTCCCCCGGACCAAGGGGCATGAGCAGGGCGAATACTCCCTGTTCGACACCATCGAGGGAGCCATCGAACTCGGCATCCCGTACCTGTCGGCGTACGCCTTCTCGACCGAGAACTGGCGGCGTTCGCCGGACGAGGTGCGCTTCCTGATGGGCTTCAACCGGGACGTCATCCGGCGGCGTCGGAACCAGTTGGTGGACCTCGGGGTCCGGGTCGTCTGGTCCGGTCGTACCGGCCGGCTCTGGAAGAGCGTGATCTCCGAGTTGCAGACGGCCGAGGAGATGTCCCGGGGCAACTCGACGTTGACCCTTCAGTTCTGCGTCAACTACGGCGGCCAGGCCGAGATCGCCGACGCCGCCGCCGCGATCGCCCGGGACGTCGCCGCCGGCAAGGTGAATCCGGACAAGGTCAACGAGAAGATGATTTCGCGTTACCTGTACCACCCGGAGGTGCCGGCGGTCGACATGTTCCTCCGGCCGTCGGGGGAGCAGCGCATCTCCAACTTCCTGCTCTGGCAGAGCGCGTACGCCGAGCTGATCTATCTGGACACCCTCTGGCCGGACTTCGACCGCCGGCACCTCTGGTACGCCTGCGAGCTGTACGCCCAGCGCGACCGGCGATTCGGCGGAGCCCTGCCCAACCCGGTCGCGCCGGAGCCGTCGAAGCACTGA
- the recO gene encoding DNA repair protein RecO, which produces MPGYRRQLYRDDAVVLRVQKLGESDRIITLLTRRHGRLRAVARGVRRTMSRFGARLEPFGHVDLQLAGDPKGEHGSSLHTVSQVEAIQLYGKGLVTDYPRYTAASAIAETAERLTPVEREPSLRLFQLTLGGLRALADGEHASTLVLDAYLLRGMTLAGWAPALVACAVCGTPGRHGAFSVPAGGCVCPDCRPPGAAHPAPATLDLMAALVSGDWRVADGADPPHRRECSGLVAAHLQWHLERGLRSLPLVDRGSVGERAERARHVPQPGATDVAKEAQ; this is translated from the coding sequence ATGCCCGGGTACCGCCGACAGCTCTACCGCGACGACGCGGTGGTGCTGCGTGTGCAGAAGCTCGGCGAGTCCGACCGGATCATCACCCTGCTCACCCGGCGGCACGGCCGGCTCCGGGCGGTCGCCCGGGGGGTACGCCGGACCATGTCGCGGTTCGGGGCCCGACTGGAGCCGTTCGGCCACGTCGACCTCCAACTCGCCGGTGACCCGAAGGGTGAGCATGGCAGCTCCCTGCACACCGTCAGCCAGGTCGAGGCGATCCAGTTGTACGGCAAGGGGCTGGTCACCGACTATCCCCGCTACACCGCCGCCAGCGCGATCGCGGAGACGGCGGAACGGCTCACTCCGGTGGAGCGCGAGCCGTCGCTGCGGCTGTTCCAACTCACCCTGGGCGGACTGCGGGCACTCGCGGACGGGGAGCACGCCAGCACGCTGGTGCTGGACGCGTACCTGCTGCGTGGGATGACGCTGGCCGGCTGGGCGCCCGCACTGGTCGCCTGTGCCGTCTGCGGGACGCCGGGGCGGCACGGCGCGTTCTCCGTACCGGCCGGGGGGTGTGTCTGCCCGGACTGCCGGCCACCCGGCGCGGCCCATCCGGCCCCGGCCACCCTCGACCTGATGGCCGCGCTCGTCTCCGGCGACTGGCGGGTCGCGGACGGCGCCGACCCGCCGCACCGCCGGGAGTGCAGTGGGCTGGTGGCGGCGCACCTGCAATGGCATCTGGAGCGGGGGTTACGCTCGTTGCCGCTGGTCGACAGGGGTTCGGTCGGCGAGCGTGCGGAGCGGGCACGACACGTCCCGCAGCCGGGCGCGACGGACGTAGCGAAGGAAGCGCAGTGA
- a CDS encoding DUF4097 family beta strand repeat-containing protein, which yields MLLSRTVTHSAMAGAAALIALISLSACNGLAEQRLTFDRTEDVKVTEIEIAPGSGDVEVRTGAVTNVRIKRVVQYRGDEPTGATYRIDGTKLHLDTDCGRNCGVSYEVLAPEGVAVRGTHGSGDVSLTAVSEVDLEVGSGEINVTDASGKVRAQTGSGDISLSRVRGEVSARADSGSIEGRDLGPAKVQAETGSGNITLSLTAVASIQAHASSGSVELIVPTGDYQVRATAESGSTNLAVPNVATATATLDARTGSGDISIQRS from the coding sequence ATGCTGCTTTCCCGGACCGTCACCCACTCCGCCATGGCGGGTGCGGCCGCCCTGATCGCCCTGATCTCCCTCTCCGCCTGCAACGGCCTGGCGGAGCAGAGACTCACCTTCGACCGCACCGAAGACGTCAAGGTCACCGAGATCGAGATCGCCCCTGGCTCCGGCGACGTGGAGGTACGGACCGGAGCGGTGACGAACGTCCGGATCAAGCGGGTGGTGCAGTACCGTGGCGACGAGCCGACCGGGGCCACCTATCGGATCGACGGCACGAAGCTGCATCTGGACACCGACTGCGGTCGGAACTGCGGGGTGTCGTACGAGGTCCTCGCCCCCGAGGGGGTGGCGGTACGCGGCACGCACGGCTCCGGCGACGTCTCGCTGACCGCGGTGTCGGAGGTCGACCTCGAGGTGGGCTCCGGCGAGATCAACGTGACCGACGCGAGTGGCAAGGTACGGGCCCAGACCGGCTCCGGCGACATCAGCCTCAGCCGGGTACGGGGAGAGGTTTCCGCGCGGGCCGACTCCGGCTCGATCGAGGGCCGCGACCTGGGCCCCGCAAAGGTGCAGGCGGAAACGGGATCCGGCAACATCACGCTGAGCCTCACCGCCGTGGCATCGATCCAGGCCCACGCGTCGAGCGGATCCGTCGAGCTGATCGTGCCCACCGGCGACTACCAGGTACGGGCGACCGCCGAGTCGGGTTCGACCAACCTCGCGGTGCCGAACGTCGCCACCGCGACCGCCACGCTCGACGCGCGGACCGGCAGCGGCGACATCAGCATCCAGCGGAGCTGA
- a CDS encoding acyltransferase family protein — translation MRNRYFDLLRFLAIVRVVVYHVTGWAFLTLAFPAMSVMFALAGSLMAASCDRWGTAAIGRRLRRLLPSLWLVAALFVPAMLLTGLPVSWRLLFWVVPLADPPVNAWGALALSVIWYLRDYLWFVLVSPLARRLFRRWPLPTLLAPYLLLFVVELGYPGAPAVLRDFGLYFGAWLLGFAHHDGMLRRLSRRLLVSLVVAVGAAGAAWIFTHPGPRGYDLNDIRIGNALWSAAFVLLVFGLAPAAAAWVDRRAPVGRAVTVLNSRALTVYLWHMPFVIALDPLLSGVGLRHSSTAGLLARLAGVAVLVTIAVMAFGWVEDLAARRRPCLLPGGAVPVQGTTPAVVPPRTVPVDATAAGVRAPARPVGTAPAPQIRFVAQRTPISASGAAPPVPRQRGSGRVSSKATGSVSSAGC, via the coding sequence ATGCGAAACCGGTACTTTGATCTGCTCCGATTCCTTGCGATCGTCCGAGTCGTCGTCTATCACGTCACCGGCTGGGCCTTTCTGACCCTGGCGTTCCCCGCCATGTCGGTGATGTTCGCGCTCGCCGGGTCGTTGATGGCCGCCTCCTGCGACCGCTGGGGCACGGCGGCGATCGGGCGCCGACTGCGCCGCCTGCTGCCGTCGCTGTGGCTGGTGGCGGCACTCTTCGTACCGGCGATGCTGCTCACCGGGCTGCCGGTGTCCTGGCGGCTGCTGTTCTGGGTGGTGCCGCTGGCCGATCCACCGGTCAACGCCTGGGGCGCGCTGGCGCTGAGCGTGATCTGGTATCTGCGCGACTACCTGTGGTTCGTGCTCGTCTCGCCGCTGGCCCGCCGGCTGTTCCGTCGCTGGCCCCTGCCCACCCTGCTGGCGCCGTACCTGCTGCTTTTTGTCGTCGAACTCGGCTACCCGGGCGCACCGGCGGTGCTCCGGGACTTCGGGCTCTACTTCGGGGCCTGGCTGCTCGGGTTCGCCCATCACGACGGGATGCTGCGGCGGCTGTCCCGGCGGCTGCTGGTGTCGCTCGTCGTCGCGGTGGGCGCCGCCGGAGCCGCCTGGATCTTCACCCATCCGGGGCCACGCGGTTACGACCTCAACGACATCCGGATCGGCAACGCCCTCTGGTCCGCCGCCTTCGTGCTCCTGGTGTTCGGGCTGGCGCCCGCGGCCGCCGCCTGGGTCGACCGGCGCGCGCCGGTCGGCCGCGCGGTGACCGTACTGAACAGCCGGGCCCTGACCGTCTACCTCTGGCACATGCCCTTCGTGATCGCCCTCGACCCGCTGCTGTCCGGAGTCGGCCTGCGGCACTCCAGTACGGCCGGCCTGCTGGCCCGGTTGGCCGGCGTCGCAGTGCTGGTGACGATCGCGGTCATGGCGTTCGGCTGGGTCGAGGACCTGGCGGCCCGGCGACGACCCTGCCTGCTTCCCGGCGGGGCCGTGCCGGTCCAGGGTACGACGCCCGCGGTCGTCCCGCCCCGAACCGTTCCGGTCGATGCCACGGCGGCGGGAGTGCGGGCACCGGCCCGGCCGGTCGGCACCGCACCCGCCCCGCAGATCCGTTTCGTGGCACAACGTACGCCGATCTCGGCGTCGGGCGCCGCGCCACCCGTCCCGCGTCAGCGGGGGAGCGGGAGGGTGTCGTCGAAGGCGACCGGCAGCGTCAGCTCCGCTGGATGCTGA
- the era gene encoding GTPase Era translates to MSQVAGYRAGFACFVGRPNAGKSTLTNAIVGQKIAITSSKPQTTRHVIRAVLHRPESQLVLVDTPGLHRPRTLLGERLNDLVRQTWSEVDVIGLCIPADEPIGRGDRFITGELAELKPTVLAVVTKADLVDKKRLAEQLLAATELGEFAEVVPVSAVSGYQVETLVDVMTKYLPASPQLYPDDMVTDEPEQILVAELIREAALEGVRDELPHSIAVVVEEMNLEGRLMKIYADVYVERSSQKAIVIGARASRLKDVGTRARQQIEELLGTRVYLDLHVRVAKDWQRDPKQLRKLGF, encoded by the coding sequence ATGAGCCAGGTCGCCGGCTACCGGGCGGGCTTCGCCTGCTTCGTCGGGCGTCCCAACGCCGGCAAGTCGACGCTGACCAACGCCATCGTCGGCCAGAAGATCGCCATCACCTCCAGTAAGCCGCAGACGACCCGGCACGTGATCCGCGCGGTGCTGCACCGGCCGGAGTCGCAGCTTGTCCTGGTGGACACGCCGGGCCTGCACCGCCCGCGTACGCTGCTCGGCGAGCGCCTGAACGACCTGGTCCGGCAGACCTGGAGCGAGGTCGACGTGATCGGGCTCTGCATCCCGGCCGACGAGCCGATCGGGCGGGGCGACCGGTTCATCACCGGCGAGTTGGCCGAGCTGAAGCCGACGGTGCTGGCCGTGGTGACCAAGGCCGATCTGGTGGACAAGAAGCGGCTGGCCGAGCAACTCCTCGCGGCCACCGAACTCGGCGAGTTCGCCGAGGTGGTCCCGGTCAGCGCGGTCTCCGGGTACCAGGTGGAGACCCTGGTCGACGTGATGACGAAGTACCTGCCCGCGTCGCCACAGCTCTATCCCGACGACATGGTCACCGACGAACCCGAGCAGATCCTGGTCGCCGAGCTGATCCGGGAGGCGGCGCTGGAGGGGGTCCGGGACGAGCTGCCGCACTCCATCGCGGTGGTCGTGGAGGAGATGAATCTCGAGGGCCGGCTGATGAAGATCTACGCCGACGTCTACGTGGAGCGCTCCAGCCAGAAGGCGATCGTGATCGGGGCCAGGGCCAGCCGGCTCAAGGACGTCGGCACCCGGGCCCGGCAGCAGATCGAGGAACTCCTCGGTACCCGGGTCTACCTCGACCTGCACGTGCGGGTGGCCAAGGACTGGCAGCGGGATCCGAAGCAGCTCCGCAAACTCGGCTTCTGA